CCGTCTGAAGCCTAAGCCGTTCGTCGAGCTGTATGGCGGCGAGCCGACCCTGCGGGAGGACCTGGTGGAGATCGTGCGTCTGGCACGCCGCCAGGGCCTTCGTCCCCGGGTGGTGACCAACGCCATCCGCCTCGCCGACGAAGACTACTGCCGCAGCTTGTGCGAGGCGAAGGTGCCCCTGCGGATATCCTACGACGGGCCCGATCCGGAGACGTACCAGCGGCTGCGAGGCGACCCGCACGTGGGCGAACTGAAACGGCGGGCACTGGCAAACCTCCGCAAGTACAACCCGCGAAAACACGCGATGCTCTGCTGCCTCGGATTGAAGGTTAACGACAAGCACGTCGGCGACATCCTCGCCACGTGTCACGAATACCGCGACGTCATCGAACAGGTGGGCTTCATCCCTCTCAAGGAGGACTGGCAGGGCGACGGCGTTCAGCCGCCCCACCATACCACGCAGGAAGACGCCGAGCGGGCGATCCGCGAGGGTGTTGTGGACGGCCGGGTGGATTTCATTCCCGCCGGTTTCGTCCACTGGCTTGCCCCGTCGAGGCGGTTTTTCACGGAGAATCCGCGGTCCAAGAACTTCATGTTCAGCGGCTCTCATCCCAACTGCGAGTCGGTCACCTTCCTCGTCTCCGACGGCACGAACTACCGCAGCATCAACCACTACCTTAAGATGCCCCTGGACCGCCTCGCCGAAGAGGTGTTTCGCCGGGCAAGGGTCCTCAACGACCGGCTCGCCCGCCTGGACCCGCACAAGTTCCTTCAACGATGGCGCGGACGATGGCTGGTCGCCAGAACGTTCGTTCCCCTGATGTGCCGGGCGGCGGACCTGCGCGCCGTATTTAGGGGGCATCCGTTCCGCGCCGCGGCGAGAATCCTCGCCGGCGCGGTGCGTGGCGAACGGATTTGGGATGCCTTGCGCCGCGTGACCGGACTGCCAAGTCTCCTGCGGGTCGGGACCTTGCCGTTCGAGGAGTATCTCACCGTGGAATCCCAGCGGCTGGCCAAGTGCAGAGGCGTTTTCGCGTATGAGGACGCTCGCGACGGCTCGTTGCAGTCCATCCCCGTCTGCACCTGGTTTCTCTACCGCAAGGAGGTTCTCCGAACCATCAGCGAGAAGTACGGCGTGGCTCGATCGACTCGCGAAACCAGTCCGAGCCCGGCGGCGCCGTC
The Phycisphaerae bacterium genome window above contains:
- a CDS encoding radical SAM protein, with the protein product MTVNLTAVCGHCRQRVAARHEVRDGKVFLVKQCPRCGGSEALVSTDAAAWQHKRDIWGYDPTEPTGCSLHCDTCRIDHTPTIVFVEVTNRCNMSCPICIATVQSVGFDYHPPLEYFAKLFVQLGRLKPKPFVELYGGEPTLREDLVEIVRLARRQGLRPRVVTNAIRLADEDYCRSLCEAKVPLRISYDGPDPETYQRLRGDPHVGELKRRALANLRKYNPRKHAMLCCLGLKVNDKHVGDILATCHEYRDVIEQVGFIPLKEDWQGDGVQPPHHTTQEDAERAIREGVVDGRVDFIPAGFVHWLAPSRRFFTENPRSKNFMFSGSHPNCESVTFLVSDGTNYRSINHYLKMPLDRLAEEVFRRARVLNDRLARLDPHKFLQRWRGRWLVARTFVPLMCRAADLRAVFRGHPFRAAARILAGAVRGERIWDALRRVTGLPSLLRVGTLPFEEYLTVESQRLAKCRGVFAYEDARDGSLQSIPVCTWFLYRKEVLRTISEKYGVARSTRETSPSPAAPS